The genomic window ACCAGACTTCCTCTTGGAATTTAAAGAATACCTTTGCGTTGGCCTTGCGGGAAGGTTTCCAAGATTGGGCTAAGTTCGGGCTGACCGCCTTCGTTACTTTCGAGAAACGCCGGTTTAGATTGGCATCCCAAGTTCCCGGACTGGACTACGGTCCGGATGGTCGTGGAAGCTCTGAGCCAAGCACATTAAATTTCCCTACTTCCGAAGTATATGATGAGTTTACTACCTACATCGGCGGCGAATTATCCAAACGCCGTGGTAGCCTTCTTACCTACAATGTCCGTGGAGAATTAGGACTTGCGGGAAGTGACGCCGGAGAGGTCCGAGTGAGCGGAGACCTGCAAACAAAATTCAAACTTTTTAAGAAAGACGCTACGATCAAGGCGGAAGGATACATCAAGAACATCACCCCGGCGTTCTACCAACGTCACCATCATGGGCGTTACTATTGGTGGGATCTATCATTGAAAAATGTGCAAAGGATTTACGCCGGAGCGAAAATCAACTTGGAATCCACCCGTACCCAGTTATCCGGAGGAGTGGAAAGTATCCAGAATTATGTATTCTTCAACGGCAAAGGTTTGCCGGAGCAAAGCAGTAAGAACATCCAAGTTGTCTCAGCCCGTATCAAGCAAGATATCATGTATCGTGCGTTCGGATGGGAGAATGAGGTGGCCTATCAGCTTTCTAGCGAGAAGTCTCAACTTCCGTTGCCGGATATCAGCGCATACTCGAATATATATCTAGCGTTTAAGTTGGCGAAAGTATTAACCGTACAGATTGGCGCGAACGTATACTACAACACCGCTTATTACGCTCCTTATTACGAGCCGGCTACCCAGCAGTTCCAAGTACAGGAAGAAGACAAGAAAGTGAAGGTCGGTAATTATCCGTTGATCAACGCTTATGCGAATTTCCATTTGAAGCAAGCTCGCTTCTTCATCATGGCATACAATCTAGGCTCTAAGTTCGTTGACCCGAATTACTTCTCTCTTGCGCATTATCCGTTGGACCCGATGGTCTTGAAAATGGGTATCTCCGTGACTTTCAATAATTAATCGATTGCCATGAGATCTAAGAAGTTGCTTATCCTATACGCTTTTCTACTGATTGTCGCTGTAGTGACAATGGTACAGCTTTGGAGACTTAACCAACGTCCCCAAGAGATCGGACCTCGTGATTATCCGGAAATCAAGGAAGAAGGAATTCTTCGGATGATAACCGAGTACAATCAATCCGGATATTTCGTATCCGGCGATACGGTGCAAGGTTTTCAATACGAGCTTAGCCAAGCGATCGCTAAATTATCCGGATTGGAGGTTCAGACGCATTTGGAAATGAGTTTAGCGAAAAGCTTCGAGGAATTATCGGACAACAAATGCGACGTAATCGCAAGAAACATACCCATCACCTCCGAGATGCGGGAAAACTACCTGTTCACCGAACCGATCGTTCTCAACAAGCAAGTCTTGGTACAACGTACGGCAGAGGCGAACAACGGACAAGCCCCTATCCGTAACCAATTGGATTTAGCCCAAAAGACTTTATACATACCGAAAGATTCCCCGGCCTTATTGCGTCTGCAAAATCTGGGACACGAGATAGGCGATACGATCTACGTGGTGGAAGATGAGTTATATTCTACCGAGCAGCTTATGATCATGGTAGCCAAAGGCGATATCGATTATGCCGTATGCGACCAACAAATCGCCCGCATGACCCAGAAAAAACTGCCGGAAGTCGATATCCTAACGGATGTCAGTTTTACCCAATTGCAATCGTGGGCGGTCCGTAAAGACTCTCCTGTCCTACTGGATAGCCTAAATAGTTGGCTCCAGCAAATCAAAGACAGTGGATTATACGACCAGATTTATAAGCGCTATTACAAATAGGGCTATTCATGAGACGGCAAAATAAAGGAGAACTCCGAACCCACCCCTAATTCAGACGTAACATGTATCGAACCTCCCATCTTCACAACCAATCCTTTGCAGATAGCCAGTCCTAATCCGATTCCTTCCATATAGTCGTTTATTTTCACGAAACGGTCGAAGACATCTTTCAATTTTTCCTTATCGATGCCGATTCCCGTATCCCTTACGTAAAAACGTAATTGATCATCCGGTTGAATGGTATATCCCATCGTGATGCTACCTTCTTTCGTGTTCTTGATAGCGTTGTTCACCAAATTATTAATCAACTGCAACAGACGCATGCTATCCGTACCGAACATATGGTGGTCAGCCTCTTTCTCCAAAACCAACTTGACTCCTCCCGGAACCCGTAACTTGGCGGAAGCATAAATCGTATCCATCAATTCACTGACATCTAATTGCTCATATGTGATCTTTATCGCATCCGCCTCGATCTTCGAGATATCCAAGATGTCATTGATCAATTGCATCAACAATTGGTTATTCATCTTGATCACATCGTAGTACGACATACGTTCCTCATCCGTATCAGCAAAAGCCATCAATTCAGAGAAACCGGTAATCGCATTCAAAGGAGTGCGGATCTCATGGCTCATATCCGCCAGATATTTCGATTTCATCTTATCAGCGGCCTCAGCCTTCACCTTCGCCTCCTCAAGGCTTAATTCTTGATTCTTCCGTTCCTGAATATTCGTTGAACATCCAAGGATAACCGAAGGTCTTCCTTTATCGTCCCGTTCATACACGGTAGCGAATACCTCTCTCCAAACATATTCCTTCTTGCCGGGAAATAGCATACGTGCCTCGATCCTTGCCTCAGAGATTTCCCCTCGGCAAAGACGGGTAAACATATTATGATAATGTTCTTGATCATCCGGATGCGCCCGGCTGATAAACTGCCCCCATGACACCTCTATCATATCTTCCGACATGGTATTCCAATCGTTCAAGGTCACAACGGAATCCTTGAAATTATGGGTACTGTCCGGATCGATGAAGATCGAGCATGTACGTATATCACTTATCCGCAATGCCATTTTCGTCAAGATCCGGGTTCTTCTCAAAGTATTCTCCGTAGCCAACTCGGAAGTTATATCTCTCCATAAAGCCAAGACAAGCGGCTTGCCATTATTTAGGGAAATAGGATATTTAGCGACCTCTATATCCCGGTAATCGCCGGAGGCCGATTTTACCTTGCCCTTAAATCTAGCGGTCAGTCCTGTCTTGATCACATTCATATCGGTTTCCAGACGCTCCTCGGCGGTCATCAAGGCATTATAATTCACCTCGAAATCATCATGTCCCTCGATCTCCCGGGTTTCAATACCCGTTATTTCCTCCATAAAATGATTCCAATACAGGTAATTAAAATGGTTATCCCCATCTTTCACGAAAACACCCAACGGTAACCGATCTAATATCGTATTGATCAGTTCTTGTAGATTTTTTTCTGTTTTCAGAGAAGATACATTGCGTGTATAAACGATCACAAGCTCCTCATTAAAAAGGCTTGCTTGCGATAGATAATAATAGTTCTTTCCCTCAAAAGAGACCTCAAAAGAGAAATCCACTTTCACTTGCTCCTCGAAAACACGTTTAACCGCAGCTCTATAGATCTCATATTGATCGTAGTTCTTCCCGTCCGGGAACAACGCTTGAGGTTGCTTTCCGATACAGTTATTCGCTAAATAATGATAATAATCGTCTTTTGCAGAAATAACCTTGACAAGAGTAAGATTTCGATCTACTAATACGATCGTATCGGGACTCTTCTCCATGATCATCTCTAATCCAGACTGAACGTTACTTCCGCTTTCTAGACTATTCATATTAATTCTTTCGTTTTTGGGGTATAACTCGGGGATAAAGGTATTTATTTTTCTATTTATCACCAAAGAGAAACCTACCTATTGCATAATATTTCTAAATAATCTTTATCTTTACCGGGAATTTGAATGTAAAAAGATGAGATTTGATGAATTAGATTTGGAAGATGCCGTATTAGACGGGCTTTATGACATGAATTTTGACGAAACGACTCCAGTCCAAGAGTTAACGATTCCTGTCATTTTAGAAGGTAAAGACATCATCGCTTGCGCACAGACCGGAACCGGTAAAACGGCGGCG from Parabacteroides distasonis ATCC 8503 includes these protein-coding regions:
- a CDS encoding PAS domain-containing sensor histidine kinase — its product is MNSLESGSNVQSGLEMIMEKSPDTIVLVDRNLTLVKVISAKDDYYHYLANNCIGKQPQALFPDGKNYDQYEIYRAAVKRVFEEQVKVDFSFEVSFEGKNYYYLSQASLFNEELVIVYTRNVSSLKTEKNLQELINTILDRLPLGVFVKDGDNHFNYLYWNHFMEEITGIETREIEGHDDFEVNYNALMTAEERLETDMNVIKTGLTARFKGKVKSASGDYRDIEVAKYPISLNNGKPLVLALWRDITSELATENTLRRTRILTKMALRISDIRTCSIFIDPDSTHNFKDSVVTLNDWNTMSEDMIEVSWGQFISRAHPDDQEHYHNMFTRLCRGEISEARIEARMLFPGKKEYVWREVFATVYERDDKGRPSVILGCSTNIQERKNQELSLEEAKVKAEAADKMKSKYLADMSHEIRTPLNAITGFSELMAFADTDEERMSYYDVIKMNNQLLMQLINDILDISKIEADAIKITYEQLDVSELMDTIYASAKLRVPGGVKLVLEKEADHHMFGTDSMRLLQLINNLVNNAIKNTKEGSITMGYTIQPDDQLRFYVRDTGIGIDKEKLKDVFDRFVKINDYMEGIGLGLAICKGLVVKMGGSIHVTSELGVGSEFSFILPSHE
- a CDS encoding putative porin, which translates into the protein MKYYLYILLFLIGTAASAHAQGRSGSRGGRGGFSLSNLSSSNKEIPDSLLQTDSAALKSKRIIGYRLTPLLGERYIAPMDTNRLNFGNSTLVEANSLAVGYLANVGSPAQTRIFNERKEERDFIFADAYDYYITTPTNAYFYDTKVPYTQVTYTTGGASQNKMDRLKGVLTMNFGKKINVGGEMDYIYSRGYYNSNGNKLLSYRFFGSYITDRYELNAYLSNFNFVNYENGGLTNDQYITNPDDLAENQRNIDSKSYPVRYTDTWNRVRGKQYFLTQRYNLGFTKELEETDEEGNVKEVFIPVSSIIHTIDYEDNRRRFISNDAGIDTCYTHLYGMDASLNDQTSSWNLKNTFALALREGFQDWAKFGLTAFVTFEKRRFRLASQVPGLDYGPDGRGSSEPSTLNFPTSEVYDEFTTYIGGELSKRRGSLLTYNVRGELGLAGSDAGEVRVSGDLQTKFKLFKKDATIKAEGYIKNITPAFYQRHHHGRYYWWDLSLKNVQRIYAGAKINLESTRTQLSGGVESIQNYVFFNGKGLPEQSSKNIQVVSARIKQDIMYRAFGWENEVAYQLSSEKSQLPLPDISAYSNIYLAFKLAKVLTVQIGANVYYNTAYYAPYYEPATQQFQVQEEDKKVKVGNYPLINAYANFHLKQARFFIMAYNLGSKFVDPNYFSLAHYPLDPMVLKMGISVTFNN
- a CDS encoding transporter substrate-binding domain-containing protein; translated protein: MRSKKLLILYAFLLIVAVVTMVQLWRLNQRPQEIGPRDYPEIKEEGILRMITEYNQSGYFVSGDTVQGFQYELSQAIAKLSGLEVQTHLEMSLAKSFEELSDNKCDVIARNIPITSEMRENYLFTEPIVLNKQVLVQRTAEANNGQAPIRNQLDLAQKTLYIPKDSPALLRLQNLGHEIGDTIYVVEDELYSTEQLMIMVAKGDIDYAVCDQQIARMTQKKLPEVDILTDVSFTQLQSWAVRKDSPVLLDSLNSWLQQIKDSGLYDQIYKRYYK